Genomic window (Marinobacter fonticola):
CGCTCCAGACGCCGGCTGTCCAGTCCGAGTTCGTCGGCATAGCGGGCGAAGGTGCCCACCGGGTCGGAGGAGCTACTCCACTCGCCTTGGTGTTCGAACAAGCGGTCGTGCATGGGCCAGAAGGCGTCCTGATCTGCCGCGCAACGGGCCGCCAGAGCCGCTTCCTGCGCGTATTCATGCTGAGTCAGGGGTAAATCGTAGAATACCAGGCGAACCTGGCCGCTCTTCACGTACTCGTCGCGCAGGCGTTTGGACGCCGGGGCAAAACGCGCGCAGGCCGGACACTGGTAATCGGCGAACTCGCGAACCACTACCGGTGCATCGGCATCCCCGATCGACACGCCCACGGAATCGAACGTGGCCGGGAAAGGTTCGGCATCGGCAGACACATCCGGCAACGCATCCGATGTCGGTTCCGGCGGCTGCGTGACCCACCAAACCACCATAACTACCAGCAGCAGGGCGACAATTCCGCCGATCATCATCCACTTGCCGCCCTTATCGGACTTATCGGTCCTTTTGCGCGGCACATTCTCCCCGCTCGTCTTACGGCGTTTTGCTTCGCCCATGCCTTTCTCCTGAAAAACAGCCTTAATCAACAATGCTGGCAGCTTACACTACCGGCAGCGAGCAGCAATAGACGCTTTAGCCCGCTTTCGATAACGTGTTTGTCTGCATCGTAGATGCGACAGTCACCCTTAACGAGAGGACGCACCCGTGGCCTTGCCCGCACAATTGGAACACCGCCTGACCCTGCCCTTGATTGCCGCGCCGATGTTCTTGATATCAGGTCCCGAACTGGCCTTGGCGTGCTGCCGCAACGGCATCGTCGGCAGCTTCCCGGCACTTAACCAGCGCACCAGCGAGGGCTTCGAACAATGGTTGATTGAGATGAACAGCGGTCTCGACGCCATGCGCAAAGCGAACGCTAACGCCGTCGCCCCTTACGCGGTGAATTTGATCGTCCACAGGACCAATCCCCGCTGGCAAGCCGACCTGGAGCTATGCCAGAAGCATCGGGTGCCGATTGTGATTACCTCATTGGGCGCCGCCAGCCATGTGGTGGAAGCGGTGCACAGTTACGGCGGGCTGGTATTCCACGACGTGACCAACCAAAGGCACGCGCGTAAGGCGGCGGAAGCCGGAGTCGATGGCATTATCGGGGTAGCAGCGGGCGCAGGCGGCCATGCGGGCACGATCAGTCCGTTTGTGCTAATGAAGGAAATCCGCGACGTCTTCGACGGCACGATTATTCTCGCCGGCTGTCTGTCTCAAGGCGACGATATCCTTGCGCTCCAAGCCATGGGCGCCGATCTGGGCTATATGGGCACTCGATTTATCAATACCGAGGAGTCCCGTGCCGACAGCGCCTACCAAAGCATGATCCTGGAGGCGATCTCCGGCGACATCATTCATACCCCTGCCGTATCCGGCATACCCGCCAACTTCATGCGCCAGAGCCTGGAAGCCGCAGGCTATCCC
Coding sequences:
- a CDS encoding DsbA family protein, whose amino-acid sequence is MGEAKRRKTSGENVPRKRTDKSDKGGKWMMIGGIVALLLVVMVVWWVTQPPEPTSDALPDVSADAEPFPATFDSVGVSIGDADAPVVVREFADYQCPACARFAPASKRLRDEYVKSGQVRLVFYDLPLTQHEYAQEAALAARCAADQDAFWPMHDRLFEHQGEWSSSSDPVGTFARYADELGLDSRRLERCVETELHRQDISQSVGVAQQLRVASTPTVYVDNIRLTRPGWAQMQAVIERELAAQP
- a CDS encoding NAD(P)H-dependent flavin oxidoreductase, which produces MALPAQLEHRLTLPLIAAPMFLISGPELALACCRNGIVGSFPALNQRTSEGFEQWLIEMNSGLDAMRKANANAVAPYAVNLIVHRTNPRWQADLELCQKHRVPIVITSLGAASHVVEAVHSYGGLVFHDVTNQRHARKAAEAGVDGIIGVAAGAGGHAGTISPFVLMKEIRDVFDGTIILAGCLSQGDDILALQAMGADLGYMGTRFINTEESRADSAYQSMILEAISGDIIHTPAVSGIPANFMRQSLEAAGYPMDKLNQPGAIDYGEKLKPVDDEAKAWKTVWSAGQGVSTIHDVVPVDTLASRLLAEYRQALTRLEGMAFKP